The Astyanax mexicanus isolate ESR-SI-001 chromosome 4, AstMex3_surface, whole genome shotgun sequence genome segment tctttattttgaaatgacacatcaaaatgttctgatattaagtgagtgacacatacaagtagtgtactatcaggactatctgaaattgaactgtgatatcagacagattttttttaataacagtctaaacattgtgtaaaattacataaatgttacaatttaaagggcctttattttgaaatgacacaccAAAATGTTCTAATATTAAGTCAGTGAAACATAccagtggtgtactatcaggactatatgaaattgacctgtgatatcagacagattttttttaataacagtctaaacattgtgtaaaattacataaatgttataatttaaagggcctttattttgaaatgacacatcaaaatgttctgattttaagtgagtgacacatacaagtagtgtactatcaggactatatgaaattgaactgtgatatcagacagattttttttaataacagtctaaacattgtgttgaaacaaaatattgttacaatttaaagggcttttattttaaaatgacacatcaaaatgttctgattttaagtgagtgacacatacaagtagtgtactatcagtactatctgaaattgaactgtgatatcagacagattttttttaataacagtctaaacattgtgtaaaattacataaatgttacaatttaaagggcttttattttaaaatgacacatcaaaatgttctgattttaagtgagtgacacatacaagtagtgtactatcagtactatctgaaattgaactgtgatatcagacagattttttttaataacagtctaaacattgtgtaaaattacataaatgttacaatttaaagggcttttattttaaaatgacacatcaaaatgttctgattttaagtgagtgacacatacaagtagtgtactatcagtactatctgaaattgaactgtgatatcagacagattttttttaataacagtctaaacattgtgttgaaataaaatatttttgaaatttaaagggtctttattttgaaatgacacatcaaaatgttctgatattaagtgagtgacacatacaagtagtgtactatcaggactatctgaaattgaactgtgatatcagacagattttttttaataacagtctaaacattgtgttgaaacaaaatattgttacaatttaaagggcttttattttaaaatgacacatcaaaatgttctgattttaagtgagtgacacatacaagtagtgtactatcagtactatctgaaattgaactgtgatatcagacagattttttttaataacagtctaaacattgtgtaaaattacataaatgttacaatttaaagggcttttattttaaaatgacacatcaaaatgttctgattttaagtgagtgacacatacaagtagtgtactatcagtactatctgaaattgaactgtgatatcagacagattttttttaataacagtctaaacattgtgtaaaattacataaatgttacaatttaaagggcttttattttaaaatgacacatcaaaatgttctgattttaagtgagtgacacatacaagtagtgtactatcagtactatctgaaattgaactgtgatatcagacagattttttttaataacagtctaaacattgtgttgaaataaaatatttttgaaatttaaagggtctttattttgaaatgacacatcaaaatgttctgatattaagtgagtgacacatacaagtagtgtactatcaggactatctgaaattgaactgtgatatcagacagattttttttaataacagtctaaacattgtgttgaaataaaatatttttgaaatttaaagggtctttattttgaaatgacacatcaaaatgttctgatattaagtgagtgacacatacaagtagtgtactatcaggactatctgaaattgaactgtgatatcagacagattttttttaataacagtctaaacattgtgtaaaattacataaatgttacaatttaaagggcttttattttaaaatgacacatcaaaatgttctgatattaagtgagtgaaacatacaagtagtgtactatcaggactatctgaaattgaactgtgatatcagacagattttttttaataacagtctaaacattgtgtaaaattacataaatgttacaatttaaagggcttttattttaaaatgacacatcaaaatgttctgatattaattgagtgaaacatacaagtagtgtactatcaggaatatatgaaattgaactgtgatatcagacagattttttttaataacagtctaaacattgtgttgaaacaaaatattgttacaatttaaagggcttttattttaaaatgacacatcaaaatgttctgatattaagtgagtgacacatacaagtagtgtactatcagggctatataaaattgagctgtgatatcagacagatttcttttaataacagtctaaacattgtgtaaaattacataaatgttacaatttaagtggcccttattttgaaatgacacatcaaaatgttctgatattaagtgagtgacaaatacacgtggtgtactatcaggactatatgaaattgacctgtgacgtcagacagattccttttaataacagtctaaacattgtgttaaaataaaatattgtaataatttaaagggcctttattttgaaatgacacattataatgccctgttattaagtgagtgacacatataagtattattattagtattattattagtattagtattattagtagtagtagtattattaaaataacatatttttttataatttacagggcttttattttgtgtactaccaggactacatgaaattgacatgtgatatcagacataacatgtgaaatcatgtggattccttttaataccactccacagcataatgatattaagggggggggggggggcttttattttgaaatgtgttccttctcacgcttgccgcaatgtttagtgtatgcgcgctctgagaaacagcgtgggggctagtttgaccaagcgttttgcagtgggggctggcttgaccgcagttGTTTTTGCGTGGGGGAAATGAGCTTCTGTGGTGGAACCACTTTATCAGGGTTGATGTTTTAGGGGAATGTTTTTGACTCCGGATAAACATGAGCGCTCAGGCTTGTGGGGTTAGTAAGAGACTTTTACAcagtttaataatgttttaattagaGTGTGAAGAGGTTATTACTGCTGTGACTAAAACACTGCTTTATTTAGACATTATAAGTGTTAAAAGCGTGTATTATTGGGTGGCTGGTTTTGCTTAGCCATTAGCTCGGTTAGCTGAGGAGTGGGGCAGATGAACAgcaggcactgtgtgtgtgtgtgtgtgtgtatgtgtgtgtgtttgcctgtctgtctgtctgtgtgagtgactgagtgtgtgtctgtctgactgagtgtgtgtgtgtgtgtgcttgtgttttgAGGCTATTCCATTACTGCTTTAATTCTTCGTTCCACTTAAAACTGTAGATATAACAgatatttacactgtaaaaaacatttattaaatagaAAGTCGCTGTAAAATACCCTAAAATGACCCCTGCAATACTAGTCGTATTCACATCATTAGCTACATATCCTTCTGTAATTCTGGCTAGAAAAAGGTTTATGTCCATATATTAATAGGTCAATTTTGACTACTGCAAATGGTAATTCAACATATCTCTGATTAGTTATGACTAGTAGCAATGTGCATTTCAAAAACAGGACAACTCAAACATTTGAACACACCTCTTTATTCAGTTagttaaaaacatattaattaattgaATGTGACATTTACAAAATATCATAACAGATTTGACCAATAATTAATATACTGTTTGTGTATTCTCAACATGATAATCAAAAAAATATACAAACTTCCCTCCAGAGGAAGAGATATCACTGAGTGCAGGtcacatattttttatttgaacgttgttttgtttttgttaattattgAAATAACATACTCTACAGAAAATGTATAATTTGGGGCACTGATTTTATAACACAGTCAATAATATGTGGGCATCCTGTAATTGATGATGAATTATGTCTAAAGTATAcatcagttattattatatattttatattaaatatacgaATAATTCTAAATACAAATGAATGTAATCACTAGTAATATTTAAAATTCATTTAATAAttcaattttggggaaaaataatAGAAGGTGTTTTTGGGATATCCTAAATGTCCTGTCCCATCTGCATTTTGATCTTTTGTGGCAGGTCCTACGCTGGACTTGGAGGAGCGTTTCTCTCTGCAGTCCTCTGCTGTTTCCTGTTAAACAGCAGGCAGCTTTAGTGGGCATCCCCAGACTGTTCTGTTCTGCTCCGCCACCTCCTAAAGTACAGCATCCTGAACCAGAGTTAACGATGAGGGCTTTGGCTGAAATGGGTTTCTCTGAGACCCAGGCTGAAGTAGTGTATGAAGTTGCAAAGAAGAAACGATGCAAACACCAGGTGCCGATACTGACAAGTCTGTTCGTCCTCGGCTTTAACCCCGACAGCATGCTGAAGGTCCTGGAGAAGTGTCCTGACCTGTATGTGGTGAAAGAGTCTCAGTTACAGCAGCGTATAGCAAATCTGAGGAAACTCGGCCTGCTTGAAGGTAAGCTggctttttttccctttatttcccGTTTTCTTTAATTACAGAGTGTAGTCCTTCTatttctttcactctgttcttcaatggtcaggaccttccaggaccaccacagagcagggaTTATTTGGGAGGTGGGTCATTCtctgcactgcagtgacactaccactgactggcaagatggcggcacaagcaacCAAGGAATCTCACAAGTTTGAGTAATTTCCTAAACAGCAACCTAAACAGTTAGGTTGCACTGCACTGCTTAACATCTGTATCAGATGCTTGAAGAGTTTTTCCCAATTCTTAAGAAAAGGATTTCAATATTTTCCCTTGTAGTTAATTCTTATCTAAGGGGAAGGGCTAAACTcaaaaaacaaggggtaggggtacaaaaagGAAATAGGATTGTGCTGGAAAAAGTGGATCAAATACACCAATGCTGCTGGAATTTATAAACACCTCAGTGCTCACTGCTGGTCAGAAAATAGGTCACCAGCTACAAATTTTTGgccagcagtgtcctgtgggcagtgtcctgtggttaTTGATGAAGGcaagactagaggatgaccaacacaaactgtgcagcaacagattcagtgCTTCTGTCTTTGACTTCACTTTATCTacaggtgtttcagctgtaggtacgagtgtgtaatagagtggaggacagtgagtgattaaacacagtgtttaaaaactccagcagcactgctgctgtacctgatccacttgtaccagcacagcacacactaacacctcatacaccaccactatgtcagtacagtcactgcagtgctgagaataaatcaCCCACGATACAAATAATATTAGCTACCGTGTGGTGGTTCTGGGGGGACTGAGAGAAGGGAGAGGAGGATAATAAATTGTGCATAAAAAGGAAggattacagtctgtaattatagaacctGTTATACTTTGTTTGCCAATAAGCCAGCTTTTCTTTCTGCAGTTGTGgtaattaaacacttttattaGTGAAAGTAAATGGCAACATTAAGTGTAATGTTTGGAGTGGGTCGGCCTCATTTTCCGTTGCAAAAGCTGCTAGTAAACTCTGGTCTCTGTCATCAGGCAGTCTGCAGAGGGTGATAAGCCACTACCCTCAGATCCTGTCTCTGCCCATAAAGAAAGTAAACGCTGTGTCTCGGCTCCTTAGAGAAAAGTGCCAGTTTACAGTTCAGCAGGTGACTGACATCCTCAGGGACTCGCCTCACATCCTGCAGGAAGACCACACGAGTCTGGAGTACGTGTTTCAGGTACGAGAAACTCTTAAATTATGAGTACAGTAGCCTAGTCCCAAATTGTGCACTAAACCCTGGGAACATAAACTGTCCTTCCTCAAAGTTTGCACTTGGGTTATATCAGTAATATATGCACATATGGCCTTGTCTACACTGGGTATTAACATGAATTGTGGGTGATCTGATCACAAATGCTTGTCAAAGTGCATAATTGTTCACATCTGGCATTTTAAATGCTTCTCTTATGAGAGTATTCTCGTTTTCTTTGGACAGATTCCTCGGTTCAAGTCTAGAAAAGGCACCAAGTTTTAATTGCACAGAAGCAACAAGTATGACCTACATCTTTTATCTTGTTATTGTAGCGTGCTCAACTTACCCATGTGGGTGATGGTCGCTTCGGTATCACAATTATTATATGCATCTTGGACCATTATCGCACAAAAAAAATCGCACAAATGCACTTTTTATCCTAATCACACCTGTACTTTGTGCTGTCCACTAATCACTTGATTAGATCACTCAGGATGCATGCTAATGCCAAGAGTTAGTGAGTGCACAAGACCTTGAGACCAACACACACATCCAAACCCATACCATCCCAGCCAAGACTGGCTGCCGTGTCCTCGGATCGTGCTCCAAACCTGCCAAgccctggctgttagcatcatggctaacacGCTTCAACCTTGTTGAGGCTgcctgctgtgtctgttagcatcacagctccaaCCATGCTGACTCcgactgttagcattgcagcaaTCCCAATCTCCAAATTTTGTAAACCGTGTATTGGTTTGTGGTGGAAAAATATTTGGATGGTTGCCTTGATCTGAATGTTTCGTCCTGCACTCTGCCATCTTGCTTACACAGTGCCCTGTGGGCAGTCATTGTCTTGTCTTTTGGAGAGGGTCTAAATTTGCAGTGGGTAAGAATGACATGCATGCTTGGTTGGACAGGCTATAAACACAAAGAGCAGAGAACAAACAGAAAGAATAGTATAATCACATATACTGTTGGTTATTTCATTTCAGTAAGgggcagtattaacattagccactaaccacactaagcgctaacacttttgccattcagaggtgagcatatcggattgtaatctgcgtgtttaccatgttaaaacaagctacgtgggacgaaccactagctactcgaacactcagggtttctcagtgaaGCGCTGTTTTCGCGACATTAGCACTAGCACTAagcgctaatgctgctgctatccgtggctaaaatattggaaatctaagtaaAGTGCTAAAccaaagcgctttactcacccaaataaacagttttcaggagaaaactctgtagattaacatccaatgctcatttgactttgaaagaaaatgtttgttcCTTACTTATTGTCACATaaaatgccttataatatggtatGCCTTATAGtctacttttatttttcatttttgtattaACCCATAAGAACCCAGATCcctttatgaatatttataacaatTTCAAAATTTAATCAAATTCAAATAAAATTCAGTAAGCAGCTCATGCATAGTTATTTTCTTATTGTGTGAACATGACTGCACATATTTTAAGGTTGAAATcatgatgtaacataaatgacaatGACAACAATGTGAACTATTATtcacattttgttctagaaatcaggtcagaagtAGTTCTATCGGACATAAAACATTAATTTGTGCATTTcaatggttaaatggttggaacggacctgtagaagcaaaaaatacacttttagaaGGAgccacagattcacacactgtcctgtagtgaatctctcaggatattcagtatatgtcacttagggaCTGTATTTCTCCAGTGGTccattttattttgtgtgtttgtctgtttctCCTTGCCCATGAACAAtacattacaataataataataaacaaagtcTTAATAGTCTTCTGAAGATGTTGGGTGATGTCAGGCTGAACAAAAGGATGGTTGACCTACATTTACACCATTTTCTGCTTCATTATAAGCATCACTGTTCTCTTATCTTACTCTTATCTCTCTGCAGTATGCATACTTCCGTATGGGCTGTCAGCAGGCTGAGATGGTGAAAGCTAAGCTCTTCAGGCTCTCAGTGGAGGAGCTGCAGTGCCGCCATGGGTTCCTGGAGCGCAGAGGACTGTACCAAACACCCGATAAGAAGGGCCAGACGCTGATCGTCAATCCCAAGCTCAAAGACTTTCTACCCGTCTCTGAAGAAACGTTCCTGACCAAGATCGCCTTGTCTACGCAGGAGGAGTTTGACGTGTTCCGGAAACTATTGGCGCGAGAGCTTGAGGAAGAGCGAGGGCGGGAGCACACTAGAACTGCCAGTGATGAAGGTAGTGATGAGGAAGGTGATAAAAGTGGGGATTATGATGAGGAGacaaaggaggaggaggatgttAAAGACACTGGCTACAATAAGAGGAGGAAGCAAAGATGGGAACCGTAATGAAGGAGTTGCTGCAAAGCTCTTAAATTACTTATTAATTCTGTATAGAATGTTATAGaattgtactgtattaaaaataaaacttttaaaagcTCATCATTCCAGTGATGTAAC includes the following:
- the mterf4 gene encoding transcription termination factor 4, mitochondrial produces the protein MSAQACGVLRWTWRSVSLCSPLLFPVKQQAALVGIPRLFCSAPPPPKVQHPEPELTMRALAEMGFSETQAEVVYEVAKKKRCKHQVPILTSLFVLGFNPDSMLKVLEKCPDLYVVKESQLQQRIANLRKLGLLEGSLQRVISHYPQILSLPIKKVNAVSRLLREKCQFTVQQVTDILRDSPHILQEDHTSLEYVFQYAYFRMGCQQAEMVKAKLFRLSVEELQCRHGFLERRGLYQTPDKKGQTLIVNPKLKDFLPVSEETFLTKIALSTQEEFDVFRKLLARELEEERGREHTRTASDEGSDEEGDKSGDYDEETKEEEDVKDTGYNKRRKQRWEP